AGCAGCCCGCGCAGCCGGATCCGTTGCCGCGCGACGAGATCGAGCCCGGTGACTTCGGCAAGCACATCCGGCCGATGCTGCGGCAGGAGAAGTTCGAGGACGCCGTCGCGCTCACCGGGATCGGTATGTCGCAGATCGGCCGCCGGCTGATGCGCCCGCCGCTGGCGCTGACGGTCGAGGCGTGCGAGCGCGCGGTCGCCGACGCGGGCCTGACGATGGCCGATATCGACGGTCTGGCAACGTATCCCGGCGGCGGCGAGATGGGCGGCTTCAACGAGGGCGGCGTCACCGCGCTCGAGTCCGCGCTCGGCCTGCGCCCCACCTGGCACAACGGCGGTATGGAGAGTTTCGGCCCCAGCGGCTCGATCATCGCCGCCATGATGGCCGTCGCCACCGGAATGGCCCGGCACGTGCTGTGTTTCCGCACGCTGTGGGAGGCCACCTTCACAGACCTGATGCGCCAGGGCAAGATTCGCGGCGGCCGCGGCGGCCGCACCGGCAGTTACCTGTACCCGTTCGGCGCCTCGTCGGCCGCGCACACGCTGGCGATGAACGCGCAGCGGCACTTCCACCGGTACGGCACCACCAAGGAGACCCTCGGCTGGATCGCGCTGAACGCCCGCGCGAACGCCGAGCTGAATCCGACCGCGATCTACCGGGATCCGATGACGATGGACGACTACCTGTCCGCGCGCCCGGTCACCTCCCCGTTCGGCCTCTACGACTGCGATGTGCCGTGTGACGGCGCGGTCGCGGTGATCGTCTCCGCCGTCGACACCGTCGCCGACCTGCCGGTGAAGCCGATCCTGGTGGAGGCGGTCGGTACCCAGATCGTGGAGCGCATCGACTGGGACCAGTCGACGCTGACCCACGAGCCGCAGGTGCTCGGCCCCGCCGCGCACGTGTGGACGCGAACCTCGTTGCGCCCCGACGATGTCGACGTCGCCGAACTCTACGACGGCTTCACCATGAACGCGCTGTCCTGGCTGGAAGCCCTGGGGTTCTGCGGGATCGGCGAAGCGAAGGACTTCCTCGAGGGCGGTAAGAACATCGCCCGCGACGGCCGGATCCCGTTGAACACCCACGGCGGCCAGCTGTCCCACGGCCGCACCCACGGAATGGGCCTGCTGCACGAGGCGATCACGCAGCTGCGCGGCGAGGGCGGGGACCGTCAGGTCGCCGACGCGCGCGTGGCCGTGGTCTCCAGCGGCGGTCTCACCCCCGGCGGGGTGCTGCTGCTCAGAGCGGCGGATTCGTGACCCGCACCACCGTTTTCACCCCCGCGCAGAGCGCCGACGTCGCCGTGTACTGCCGTGGCCGCCGCACCCCCGACCGGGTGCCGACTCGGAGGACCCCGTGACGATCACCGACACCGAGCTACCGGTGCCGATCAACGACGACCCCACTCGCATGGTGGTCGACGTCGACGGCATCCCGATCTCGGGCCTGTTCGCCCCCGCCGCCGATCCCCGCGCCGTGGTCGTCGCCCTGCACGGCGGCGCAACGACTTCCGCGTACTTCGACTGCCCCGGCCATCCGGAACTGTCGCTGCTGCGGACCGGTCCTGACGCCGGATTCACCGTGATCGCGCTGGACCGGCCGGGCTACGGCAGCTCGCTGCCGTTCGGCGAGCAGGTGGCCGACGGACAGCTCCGGGTCGATCTGATGTTCGGCGCGGTGGACCGGATCCTCGGCGAATTGCCGCGCGGCGCGGGGCTTTTCGTCCTCGCGCACTCGGCCGGTTGCGAACTGGCGGTGCGGATGGCCGCCGACGCCGGCCGGGGCGAGGGCCTGCTGGGCCTGGAACTGTCCGGCACCGGACGCGAACGCCAGCCGATCGCCGACGAAATCCTCTCCGTGCGACCGCGTCCGGACAACGTGAAGGTCGGCAAGCTGCTGTGGCAGCCGGGCCGGCTGTATCCGCCGGAGCACGTCGGCGGCGCGCTGATCGGCTCGAACGGCCCGCGCTACGAGGGCACCCTCGTGAACGAGTGGGCCGGGGAGATCTTCCCGGTACTGGGCCCGCGGGTGCGGGTCCCGGTGCGCTTCACCGTCGCCGATCACGAGCAGGTGTGGCGCAACGATCCCGCGGGCATGCCGGCGGTGGCCGAATTGTTCCCGGCCGTACCGCGATTGGTGTTCGCCACCCAGTACGACGCGGGCCACAACATCAGCGTCGGCCGGACGGCCACCGCCTACCACTTGCAGGCACTGGCCTTCGCCGAGGAGTGTGTGGTGGCCCGGGAGTCCGGGGAGAACGCCGGTCCGGCAGAACAGTTCGGCGCCACGGCGCCGGGACGGAGGAGTTGAGGCAATGCACGTCACGGATGTCGCGCTGCTGCTGATCCGCGTGGTCGTGGGGATCACCATGATCGCGCACGGGGTCAACCATTGGGTCGGCGGCGGCAAGATCGCCGGTACCGCACGGTGGTTCGGCGGCCTCGGCCTGAAACAGCCGGTGCTGCAGGCCTGGTTGAGCGTGCTGACCGAGGTCGGCGCGGGCGTACTGCTGATCGCCGGCCTGCTCACCTCGTTCGCGGCCGCGGCCGTCGTCTCGGTGATGCTGGTCGCGGGCCTGCTCGCGCACCGGCCCAACGGATTCTTCGTATTCAAGGAGGGCTACGAGTACGTGCTCGTACTCGCCGTGGTGTCGGTCGCGATCGGCATCCTCGGGCCGGGCTGGCTGTCGCTGGACCACGCCGCGGGTATCGAGATCACCGGCTGGGCCGGCGGCGGTATCGCACTGCTGCTCGGTGTCGCCGGGACCGCGGCCCTGCTGGCCACGTTCTACCGCCCGCAGCCCAAGGCCGCGGCGAACGAGCCCGCGGCTCAGTAGTGATCGGGTGAACGCGCTTGCGGCACCTATTGTTCGGATGTCAGGAGGACAGCTGATGCGGGTCGGATTCATCGGCCTCGGCAGCCAGGGCGGGCCGATGGCGCGCCGGATCGTCGAAGAAGGTTACGAGACCACCCTGTGGGCGCGCCGCCCGGAATCGCTCGAGCCGTACGCCGATACGGCGGCGAAGTCGGCGGCCACCCCGGCGGAGCTGGCGGCCGCCAGCGATCTGGTGTGCCTGTGCGTGGTCGCCGACACCGACGTCCGCGCGGTGCTCGAGGGTGAGAACGGCGTACTGGCCGGCCTGCAGCCGGGCGGTATCGTCGCCGTGCACTCCACCGTGCACCCCGACACCTGCCGCGAACTGGCCGACAAGGCGGCCGCACAAGGTGTTTCGCTCATCGACGCCCCGGTCAGCGGCGGCGGCATCGGCGCGGCCGAACGCCGCCTGCTGGTGATGGTCGGCGGCCCCGACGACGTGGTGGCGAAGGTGCGACCGGTCTTCGAGACCTATGCGAACCCGATGGTCCACCTCGGTGGCATCGGCTCCGGTCAGGTCGCGAAACTGCTGAACAACCTGCTGTTCACCGCGAACCTCGCCACCTCCGCCACCGCCCTCGCCCTCGGCGAGTCGCTCGGTGTCGACCCGGCCAACCTCGGCAAGGTCATCTCGCACGGCACCGCGAACAGCTTCGCCCTCGGCCGCATCGTCGACGCCGGCGGCACCCTGGACCGCCTGGCCCAGCACGCCGGCGGCCTGCTCCGCAAGGACGTCGGCCTGATCGCCGAACTGGCCGAGAGTGCCGGCGCCACACCGGGAGTCGTCCTCGACGCCGCCGACGCGACCCTGGGCCTGATGAACTACCCGCGCTGACCCGTGCCCGCCCCGCCTCCCCCCGGACCCGGCCCGGGTGCCGCGGCGATCCCTGCTGCCACCATCGCTTCCGCCCCGGCGGCGGTCACCCGAGGGCAGTGCTCACCACTCATCGACGAGGAGACGATTCACATGCGACTGGGATTCGTAGGCGCCGGCCGCATGGGCCGGCCGATGGTGGACCGGCTGGTACAGGCCGGCCACGATGTCCACGTGCTGGGCCGCTCACCCGAGAGCCGCACCGCCCTGGCCGATTCCGGCGCCGTGGTGCACGCCACGCTCGCCGACGTCGCCGCGGACGCGGACGTCGTCCTGGTCTGCGTCTTCACCGACGGCCAGGTCCGGCAGGTATGCGTCGACGACGGCCTGCTCGCCGCCATGCGCCCCGGCGCCACCCTGGTGGTGCACACCACCTGCAATCCCCGCACGGTCGAGGGTCTCGCCGAACACGCTGCCCGGCACAGCGTCTCGGTGACGGATGCCGCCGTCAGCGGCGGCCCCCACGACATCGCCGCGGGCCGCCTGACCATCCTCGTCGGCGGCGACGAGGCCGCCTTCGACGCGGCCCGCCCGGCCCTGTCCGCCTACGGCGACCCGGTCCTGCACGTGGGCCCGCTCGGCCACGGCCAGCGCGTGAAACTCGTCAACAACGCCGTCTTCACCGCCAACATCGGATTGCTCTCCGCCGCAGTCGATCTCGGCAAACAGCTCGGCGTCGACGAGGCCACCCTGCTGTCCGCCCTCCCCCACGGCAGCGCCGCCAGCCGCGCCCTGCTGGGCGTCGCCGGAAAGGGTTCGGTCGCAGCGTTCTTCGATTCCGTCGGCGAATTCGTCCGCAAGGACATCGCCGTGGTCCGCAGCGTCACCGCCGACCTCGGCACCGACCTCGGCGTCCTCGACACGGTCATCCCGGCCGACTCCTGACCGGCGCGGCCGGCAGCGCCCAGCTCGGCCGGACCATCACCCCACGCGTGCTGGCGTGTTCCGGCAAGCGCCGAAGAACGCCCGCAGATCCGCGACCAGGAGATCGGGAGCCTGCCGTGCGGCGTAGTGACCGCCGCGATCATGGGCGGTGAAGGCCAGCGGACCGGATGCGGATGCTCGGCAAGGACCCGATCGGACGGCCAGTCGCCGGCGATCGCCCGCGGCGAGTGCTTCTTCGCGATCGGATGAGCGAGCCCGACTCCGGCTCGGACCTCGCCGGCGTGCGCACCAGGGCCGTACGGGCCGAGGACGGCTGGCGGATCATCGGCACCAAAGGGTGTGGACCTCCGGGCCCATCTTCATCTGCCTGGCCTGCAGCCGCCCGCTGGACCGTGAGCACCGGCACGACGGGCTCTCCCCGTTCATCGTGGATCTGTGTTCCCCCGCCGTGGACATCCGGCCGATCATATAGATGACCGGGTCACACCAACCGTGCTCGGCACCACTACCGAAGGCGACATCGCCGAATTCGCCGGCGCGCTCACGGATGCCGCCGCGCCACCGGAGAACCGGAAGCTGGTCGACGAGGCCGCGTTGCAGCGGCCCGGATTCACTCTGCGGGGCGGCACCAACAAAGTGCGGGGTCATCGCACCAGGCGTCCACCCTCTGCGACGACACGCTGTGGCACCAGCTCGGTGAGCTCGGCCTCACCCGCCCTCACCGGGCCCGAGCAGCCGACGGGAGCGGCGCGGGCTGGTACGAGGCCGCGGAACTCCTGCGCGCAGCCGCTTACCACGGTGTCGCGCGCCCCTGGCCGAACACGACCTGCTCGCTGCTGGACACCGCCGGGCTCGAGACCGACGACGCCCGCCGCATCGTATGTGTCCTCGAAAGCGGTACCGCCACCGATTGTTCCCTGCGCGTCCTGGGCCGACCGTGTGGTCGCCGTCCGGGCCGAGAACGGCAGCCGGCGAGTCGCCGAGTCGCCGACATCGGCATCGCCGGCGAACCACGGGACACAGTATCCGGCGCGGCACTGTCCGGCACCGAGATCCCGGAAACCTTGGTGCACCAGCTTTTCCTGCGCGGCGCGCTCGGCCGCGGCCCGCAGGTGTGCGCCGTGCTCGACCGAATCCTCGAATCCTCCCATTACCACCAGGGATGGCGAGTGAATACATAGGCGAGCACCTGTGCGACAAGTTCGTCGAGGTCGATGGCACTGGTATCGAATACCGCGACTCCGGATCGCGGGTGAAGGAAATCGCTTACTGCCGCATCAGCCGCATCCCGTTCGGCAGCTCGAATTCCACCTTCGCAGACGTCGGTACGGCGTGCTTGCGCCTCCCGGTCGACCACGAGCAGGATTTTGACTTCGGCGTCGGGCACGACGACGGTTGTCGCATCACGCCCGTCGATGACGATGCCGCCGTACTCGGATACGGCTTGCCGTACGATCTCCCGCTGCCGCGTGTTCATGATTTCCCGGACTCCGGAATGCCGAGCAATCATCGGCACAACGCTGCTCACCTCGGCGGTTTTGAGCTGATCGGAAACATCGTAGCCGGCCAAAGTAACCGCGGTATTTCCGTCTTCGAACGAAACGAAGACCGGATAGCTGCCCGCAGCGACGACCGTCGCGCCGTCGGCATTATCGAGCGAGAGGCCCTGAGTGACACACCACAGCGCAAGGGCCCGATACAGCAGACCGGCATTGAAATAGGGAATCCGGAGCCGTTGCGCCACAGAGGTACACACCGACGACTTGCCGGTTGCGACACCCCCGTCGACCGCGATGACAAGGCGGGACCCGCTACGACGTGGTTGAATACCCACCAGAAGAGTGTAGTTCACGCAGACACTCTTCGAGAGTCGAAACAATCTGCATGACAGCAGGATTCGGCCCGGACAGCGTTCCCTACCGACCGGTTCCTGCTACACTTTGCCATTCGCCGAGAACCCAACGGTAGGACACCGACCATGTCGAGCAGCGACCGAATAGCTGCAGTGCGCGCGATCGAATCACAACAGTTACTGCTGCCACTCGACGATCCATACAAACCCGTACGGTCTGATCCCATCATGGCAGTCGGCGACGGTCCGGTGATCTCGGACCCGTCGTGCATCTTCTGTCGCCATGCAGATCCCACTGTCAACACGGTCGTTCGCCGCCGTGGCACGATGTACGCCCGCTGGGACAATTTTCCGGCCAGTCGAGGACATATCGAAATCGTACCGTTCAGACATATTCTGTCATTTTTCGACATGTCCGAGCGGGAAACACGAGATCTACATATTCTTGCACAATCCATGCGCAAAAAGCTTGATTCCATGTTCTGCCCGGACGGATTCACCATAGGCGTCAATGACGGATCGGCCGCGGGACGTACCGTACCTCATCTTCATCTCCACATAATTCCACGGTGGTACGGAGATGTTCCGGATCCGCGCGGTGGGATCCGGCAGGTATTCTCCGACTGCGACCCGGATTCCTGGAGCTAATATCTTTCCGGTTTGACCGCTATGGCGAGAAGCCAGTCATTTCGAGACGGTCCGGTTATTCGAATCCGTTCGAAGCCGGCCCGCAGTAGCCAACCGTTCAGCTCCGGCCTGCTGGTATAGGTGAAGAACCGGCCATCGCCGCGGCGTTCACTTCCCCGTCCCTCCTTCATACTCAAGCCGATCGGTGCTCCGGGCCGCAGTATTTCGAAGCACCGTGACACAACCGCGGGGATCTCGTGTCGCCGCAAATGCAGCATACTGCCACATGCCCATATCCCACCGGCCGAGCCGCGTGCGAACGGCAGAGCAAGCAGATCGGCGTTGACACCGAGAACCCGTCGCGACATATCTGCCTCGACGAGACATCGCCGCAACAGTGCGGGACTTGCGTCGACCGCTATCACGGAGTGCCCCGATTCGACTATCCGCCGCGCATCTCTGCCCCCACCTGAGCCCAGATCAATAACGGTCGAATCGCTCCGCAGGAAATTCATGAATTCCATCAGGTCCGCTTCGAGGCCATGGAAGAACTCGAAAGAACCGGTTCGCTCGATGTAATGTGCGGCATTGGTTTCGTACCACGACAGGGTGTCGCCGTCCATGTCACATCTCGTCGAATCCGTGCGCCTGCATCCGCAGGGCCAGTTCATTCAACAGTTCCGGCACCTCGGATGAGGCGAGAGCGAGATATTCGCTCTTGGCGTCGAAGCTCAGGCAGCCGCGGAAATTATGGTTATTGTCCCGGATCGGCGAAGCGAAAACCGCACCACGATGACGAACCCGCTGGAACTCGTCCCATGCCAACCCCATCACTGCGGCATTGCCCTCCGCAGCTCGCAGGGCATCGAACGCCGCCTCGGTATTCGCGACCGCCGCGAGCTTCTCCGCATCGAATGCCGCCTCGGTATTGTTCTCCCAGCACATGCCCACGACACCCTGCCCACGCCTCGGCTCGAACTTGCGAAGCACGATATTGCCGCCGAGTCGATAGGTGGCGACGCGGTGCAGCCGCCTCTCCCCGAGCGGCCCCCACGGCCGCTTCATCTGCCATGCGTGCAAACCGAAATCTTCGAAATGGGAACCTTTCGTCACGCGGTCCGCCTCTCGGATCATCTTTCCGAACTGGACGAGCACCTCCCGCTCGAGTTGCGTACGCCGACCGACCAGGCTCCGCTGCGCCCGAGCAGCGAAGGGGCCGAGGGTGAAGACTGCCGCAACAACCAACAGCACCGGTATGAGCACCGGCACGCGGTCGGTCACGTCGGCCCACAGTCGTTGATCGGGAAAGCTCTGGCTCTTGGCAGCCAGAACCGCCAGCGCCGCAGTGGCAATACCCTTGTCCCAAGCGGCAGCAACCTTAGATCTCAACACCGATTCCTATCGATTCCACCAGCGCACAACGAACCTTCATCTTCGGGCGACGCGGATGCTACCGCAGCGGAGTGACCGGTACCACATGGCGACCAGCCGGTTTACCACACGCCTCGCAGTATCAGCGTGTGATACGTCAATAATGTTAGTACGCAACAGATTTCGTGAGCACGATCGACACCCAGCTGTTAGGCTTGTCCGGGTGGGGCCAACTGAATTTTGTGACAGATCGGACCTGTGTGCCGAGTTTTCCGGGACCGCGGATACCGAATTCTCGCGCACGTATCCCCGGACCGGGCGATACCTGGCTGCGACGGCCGACAGCGTAGCGGTCGTCGATCTTTCACCGCTGGTCGTGGGGCATGTACTGGTTTGCCCTCGGATGCACTATTTCAGCGCCGCCCAAGCGATAGCAGATCCCGAATGCGACTTCAAGATGTTCCTGGTCGGGTTTCTCAAAATATACGCGGACATTTTCGGACGATTCGTAATACTCGAACACGGATCGACCGAAGCGATGCGGTCGGCCTGCATCAGTCACGCGCATCTTCATGTACTGCCACTCGCACTCGAACCCATGGTCGAGCGCATGACCGACGACGGGCTGCCGCTCTCAATACTGGACGGTTGGCAAGAAGTAGCTGGTTTGTGCATCGACCGGTTGCCGTACTATCTTGCCTCCGATGGGGAACGATTCTTCGTCGCCCGGCCACAGCGACGCATGATCAGCCAGTATCTCAGAGTAGTAGCCGGGGCGAGCATCGCAATTCCTCCGGAGGAATGCGACTGGGCAGTTGTGGTAAGGCGAGAACTTTTTCATCGAACTATTCATTGCTGGGCGACCGGAGTCGCCACCGAAGGAGCTGTGTTGTGACGATATACGCACCGACTGCGGAAAGCCCTCTTGAC
This DNA window, taken from Nocardia sp. BMG111209, encodes the following:
- a CDS encoding d(CMP) kinase, which encodes MGIQPRRSGSRLVIAVDGGVATGKSSVCTSVAQRLRIPYFNAGLLYRALALWCVTQGLSLDNADGATVVAAGSYPVFVSFEDGNTAVTLAGYDVSDQLKTAEVSSVVPMIARHSGVREIMNTRQREIVRQAVSEYGGIVIDGRDATTVVVPDAEVKILLVVDREAQARRTDVCEGGIRAAERDAADAAVSDFLHPRSGVAVFDTSAIDLDELVAQVLAYVFTRHPWW
- a CDS encoding HIT family protein codes for the protein MSSSDRIAAVRAIESQQLLLPLDDPYKPVRSDPIMAVGDGPVISDPSCIFCRHADPTVNTVVRRRGTMYARWDNFPASRGHIEIVPFRHILSFFDMSERETRDLHILAQSMRKKLDSMFCPDGFTIGVNDGSAAGRTVPHLHLHIIPRWYGDVPDPRGGIRQVFSDCDPDSWS
- a CDS encoding bifunctional 2-polyprenyl-6-hydroxyphenol methylase/3-demethylubiquinol 3-O-methyltransferase UbiG encodes the protein MDGDTLSWYETNAAHYIERTGSFEFFHGLEADLMEFMNFLRSDSTVIDLGSGGGRDARRIVESGHSVIAVDASPALLRRCLVEADMSRRVLGVNADLLALPFARGSAGGIWACGSMLHLRRHEIPAVVSRCFEILRPGAPIGLSMKEGRGSERRGDGRFFTYTSRPELNGWLLRAGFERIRITGPSRNDWLLAIAVKPERY
- a CDS encoding DoxX family protein — encoded protein: MHVTDVALLLIRVVVGITMIAHGVNHWVGGGKIAGTARWFGGLGLKQPVLQAWLSVLTEVGAGVLLIAGLLTSFAAAAVVSVMLVAGLLAHRPNGFFVFKEGYEYVLVLAVVSVAIGILGPGWLSLDHAAGIEITGWAGGGIALLLGVAGTAALLATFYRPQPKAAANEPAAQ
- a CDS encoding NAD(P)-dependent oxidoreductase; translated protein: MRVGFIGLGSQGGPMARRIVEEGYETTLWARRPESLEPYADTAAKSAATPAELAAASDLVCLCVVADTDVRAVLEGENGVLAGLQPGGIVAVHSTVHPDTCRELADKAAAQGVSLIDAPVSGGGIGAAERRLLVMVGGPDDVVAKVRPVFETYANPMVHLGGIGSGQVAKLLNNLLFTANLATSATALALGESLGVDPANLGKVISHGTANSFALGRIVDAGGTLDRLAQHAGGLLRKDVGLIAELAESAGATPGVVLDAADATLGLMNYPR
- a CDS encoding thiolase C-terminal domain-containing protein gives rise to the protein MADASGRPLPQLTLQNEFFWTSGEDGQLRIQECLSCNSLIHPPQPVCRYCHGHEMGIRVVSGTATLAGFTINHRFPLPGVPTPFVIAQAALTDDPRVRLTTNIIDADPEQLELGQRLEVVFEQHEDVWLPMFRLAAQQPAQPDPLPRDEIEPGDFGKHIRPMLRQEKFEDAVALTGIGMSQIGRRLMRPPLALTVEACERAVADAGLTMADIDGLATYPGGGEMGGFNEGGVTALESALGLRPTWHNGGMESFGPSGSIIAAMMAVATGMARHVLCFRTLWEATFTDLMRQGKIRGGRGGRTGSYLYPFGASSAAHTLAMNAQRHFHRYGTTKETLGWIALNARANAELNPTAIYRDPMTMDDYLSARPVTSPFGLYDCDVPCDGAVAVIVSAVDTVADLPVKPILVEAVGTQIVERIDWDQSTLTHEPQVLGPAAHVWTRTSLRPDDVDVAELYDGFTMNALSWLEALGFCGIGEAKDFLEGGKNIARDGRIPLNTHGGQLSHGRTHGMGLLHEAITQLRGEGGDRQVADARVAVVSSGGLTPGGVLLLRAADS
- a CDS encoding alpha/beta hydrolase, which codes for MTITDTELPVPINDDPTRMVVDVDGIPISGLFAPAADPRAVVVALHGGATTSAYFDCPGHPELSLLRTGPDAGFTVIALDRPGYGSSLPFGEQVADGQLRVDLMFGAVDRILGELPRGAGLFVLAHSAGCELAVRMAADAGRGEGLLGLELSGTGRERQPIADEILSVRPRPDNVKVGKLLWQPGRLYPPEHVGGALIGSNGPRYEGTLVNEWAGEIFPVLGPRVRVPVRFTVADHEQVWRNDPAGMPAVAELFPAVPRLVFATQYDAGHNISVGRTATAYHLQALAFAEECVVARESGENAGPAEQFGATAPGRRS
- a CDS encoding NAD(P)-dependent oxidoreductase, whose protein sequence is MDEETIHMRLGFVGAGRMGRPMVDRLVQAGHDVHVLGRSPESRTALADSGAVVHATLADVAADADVVLVCVFTDGQVRQVCVDDGLLAAMRPGATLVVHTTCNPRTVEGLAEHAARHSVSVTDAAVSGGPHDIAAGRLTILVGGDEAAFDAARPALSAYGDPVLHVGPLGHGQRVKLVNNAVFTANIGLLSAAVDLGKQLGVDEATLLSALPHGSAASRALLGVAGKGSVAAFFDSVGEFVRKDIAVVRSVTADLGTDLGVLDTVIPADS